The Kiritimatiellia bacterium genome has a window encoding:
- a CDS encoding DUF4040 domain-containing protein, giving the protein MSLLVILLVLMIIGAIIAIETTNLLSSIVCMGAVGIMISILYLFMGAPDLAIAQLVVEVLCLIILIRATISRDLTSVTGDREFFGMVVTAALVLVIAVAGVMMFADFPEFGRPVMDRIAGTASAEYLARGPEQVVPRNIVSTLILSYRNSDALGEVAVLFCAVLGALAILRRPARKQEMEKDREADAV; this is encoded by the coding sequence ATGAGTCTGCTGGTCATATTGCTGGTTTTGATGATCATTGGCGCCATCATCGCCATAGAGACGACGAACCTGCTGTCGTCCATCGTCTGCATGGGCGCGGTCGGCATCATGATTTCCATCTTGTACCTGTTTATGGGGGCGCCGGACCTGGCCATTGCCCAGCTGGTGGTGGAGGTGCTCTGCCTGATTATCCTGATCCGTGCCACGATCAGCCGCGATCTCACTTCCGTGACGGGGGACCGCGAGTTTTTCGGAATGGTCGTTACGGCGGCGCTTGTGCTGGTGATTGCCGTCGCCGGCGTCATGATGTTTGCGGATTTCCCGGAGTTCGGCCGGCCCGTGATGGACCGCATCGCCGGGACAGCCTCAGCCGAGTACCTTGCGCGCGGGCCGGAACAGGTTGTGCCGAGAAACATCGTCAGCACCCTGATCCTGAGTTACCGGAATAGCGACGCGCTCGGCGAAGTTGCCGTTTTATTCTGCGCGGTCCTTGGGGCGCTGGCGATTCTGCGGCGGCCGGCGCGCAAGCAGGAGATGGAAAAAGACCGGGAGGCGGATGCCGTATGA
- a CDS encoding MnhB domain-containing protein — MNETPKKEGMDLVAKSVAGWLKGFIFLFGVYLVLHGHETPGGGFAGGVVMACAFILLTLTEGQRVGLEILGKSFAAKLASFAALIFLAAAVAAACCPGVFLNELPAGGRSGVMSFFRVNVMFVYDFSLALVVSMLIYVVFSVTAAVHVAINGGKRRMMRKRRG; from the coding sequence ATGAACGAAACTCCAAAGAAAGAGGGCATGGATCTGGTGGCCAAGTCGGTGGCCGGCTGGCTGAAGGGTTTTATTTTTCTCTTTGGCGTATATCTTGTGCTCCACGGCCACGAAACGCCCGGCGGCGGGTTTGCCGGCGGCGTCGTCATGGCCTGCGCGTTCATTTTGCTGACGCTCACGGAAGGCCAGCGCGTCGGCCTGGAGATTCTGGGCAAGAGTTTTGCCGCGAAACTGGCCAGTTTCGCGGCCCTGATCTTTCTGGCTGCCGCCGTCGCGGCGGCCTGTTGTCCGGGCGTTTTTTTAAATGAGCTTCCGGCGGGGGGACGTTCCGGAGTCATGTCTTTTTTCAGGGTCAACGTCATGTTCGTGTACGATTTTTCCCTGGCGCTCGTGGTGAGCATGTTGATTTACGTGGTTTTCTCCGTCACGGCGGCCGTGCATGTGGCAATCAACGGCGGCAAACGGAGAATGATGCGGAAAAGGAGGGGTTGA
- a CDS encoding NADH-quinone oxidoreductase subunit K — MEYALCMVLIAVGLYGAVVKKNVVKIVISLVIIEFGINALLVLIGYRAAGCAPVLNPGMTVATFTAGAVDPLPQAMVMTAIVINLGLLILMVALCIRLYERFGTFDITEMRRLKG; from the coding sequence ATGGAATATGCCCTTTGCATGGTTTTGATTGCGGTCGGTCTCTACGGCGCGGTCGTCAAGAAAAATGTGGTCAAGATTGTCATCAGCCTGGTAATTATAGAGTTCGGGATCAATGCGCTCCTGGTGCTGATCGGCTACCGGGCCGCCGGCTGTGCCCCCGTGTTGAACCCGGGCATGACCGTGGCGACATTCACGGCCGGCGCCGTTGATCCTTTGCCGCAGGCCATGGTCATGACCGCCATCGTCATCAATCTCGGCCTGCTGATTCTGATGGTGGCGCTCTGTATAAGACTGTATGAACGTTTTGGAACATTTGACATCACGGAAATGCGGAGGTTGAAAGGATAG